A region from the Arthrobacter gengyunqii genome encodes:
- the rpsA gene encoding 30S ribosomal protein S1, with product MTITTTEKSGTPQVAINDIGTAEDFLAAIDATIKYFNDGDLVEGTVVKVDRDEVLLDIGYKTEGVIPSRELSIKHDVDPGDVVSVGDQVEALVLTKEDKEGRLILSKKRAQYERAWGDIEKVKEEDGVVTGTVIEVVKGGLILDIGLRGFLPASLVEMRRVRDLAPYIGQQIEAKIIELDKNRNNVVLSRRAWLEQTQSEVRSTFLNKLEKGQVRPGVVSSIVNFGAFVDLGGVDGLVHVSELSWKHIDHPSEVVEVGQEVTVEVLEVDLDRERVSLSLKATQEDPWQTFARTHALGQVVPGKVTKLVPFGAFVRVEDGIEGLVHISELAVRHVELAEQVVSVGDELFVKVIDIDLERRRISLSLKQANEGVDPEGTEFDPALYGMAAEYDEAGNYKYPEGFDPESNEWLEGYETQRAAWEQQYADAQARWEAHKKQVAQHASEDIAAASETSESGTTSYSSEPAVAETGAGTLASDEALAALREKLTGN from the coding sequence ATGACCATCACCACCACCGAGAAGTCCGGTACCCCGCAGGTCGCCATCAACGACATCGGTACTGCCGAGGACTTCCTCGCCGCCATTGACGCAACGATCAAGTACTTCAACGACGGCGATCTCGTCGAAGGTACCGTCGTCAAGGTTGACCGCGACGAGGTTCTGCTCGACATCGGTTACAAGACCGAGGGTGTCATCCCTTCCCGTGAGCTCTCCATCAAGCACGACGTTGATCCCGGAGACGTTGTCTCCGTTGGCGATCAGGTCGAAGCTTTGGTCCTCACCAAGGAAGACAAAGAAGGCCGCCTGATTCTCTCCAAGAAGCGCGCACAGTACGAGCGCGCCTGGGGCGACATCGAGAAGGTCAAGGAAGAAGACGGTGTCGTTACCGGTACCGTCATCGAGGTTGTCAAGGGTGGCCTCATCCTGGACATCGGCCTGCGCGGCTTCCTGCCGGCCTCCCTCGTCGAGATGCGTCGTGTCCGCGATCTGGCTCCGTACATCGGCCAGCAGATCGAAGCCAAGATCATCGAACTGGACAAGAACCGCAACAACGTTGTTCTGTCCCGCCGTGCCTGGCTCGAGCAGACGCAGTCCGAGGTTCGCTCCACGTTCCTCAACAAGCTGGAAAAGGGCCAGGTTCGTCCGGGCGTTGTTTCCTCCATCGTCAACTTCGGTGCATTCGTGGACCTTGGCGGCGTAGACGGTCTCGTCCACGTTTCCGAGCTGTCCTGGAAGCACATCGACCACCCCTCCGAGGTCGTTGAAGTTGGCCAGGAAGTCACCGTTGAGGTTCTGGAAGTTGACCTCGACCGCGAGCGTGTCTCCCTGTCGCTCAAGGCTACGCAGGAAGATCCGTGGCAGACCTTCGCCCGCACCCACGCCCTCGGCCAGGTTGTGCCGGGTAAGGTCACCAAGCTGGTTCCGTTCGGTGCGTTCGTTCGCGTCGAAGACGGTATCGAAGGCCTGGTCCACATCTCCGAGCTGGCAGTCCGCCACGTAGAGCTGGCCGAGCAGGTTGTCTCCGTTGGTGACGAGCTGTTCGTCAAGGTCATCGACATCGACCTCGAGCGTCGCCGCATCAGCCTGTCGCTGAAGCAGGCCAACGAGGGCGTAGACCCCGAAGGCACCGAGTTCGACCCGGCTCTGTACGGCATGGCCGCAGAGTACGACGAAGCCGGCAACTACAAGTACCCGGAGGGCTTCGACCCCGAGTCCAACGAATGGCTCGAAGGCTACGAGACCCAGCGTGCAGCTTGGGAGCAGCAGTACGCTGACGCCCAGGCTCGCTGGGAAGCCCACAAGAAGCAGGTTGCACAGCACGCTTCCGAGGACATCGCAGCTGCTTCGGAGACTTCCGAATCCGGCACCACGAGCTACTCCTCCGAGCCGGCCGTTGCTGAGACGGGTGCCGGCACGCTGGCTTCCGACGAAGCACTTGCCGCTCTGCGCGAGAAGCTCACGGGCAACTAA
- a CDS encoding GNAT family N-acetyltransferase: protein MKQDAAVASGLSSGLRTTSFAPENDDARTANWLEAVNLGFHEQRGDPKHLPAEVDACQRDGRILTAVYDDTSPDSALDPAVPVATYATMVNSLNVGGGRLLPAHLVTAVTVRPTHRRRGILRSMITSDLQRAKEAGLALAGLTASEATIYGRFGFGAATSTAEIRLDTRGGLGFTSGTTGSMAVADSAKLQNLAPDIYRAHLERTNGALGRQHRYWMRASAAWSEESFEPDKALRGVLHYNANGVPDGYAAYKSLGWRTEPHTVKVTDLVAATDDAYRELWRYLGSLDLVDRLTFDAAPVADPLPWMLADRRRYQVTSVDDVLWLRILDTRAALEARHYTGAGSVVLTVRDPLGMADGVWHLDVEGGNAIASPVEAGSAPAGAAAEIDVAALGSLYLGGVSAPTLAAAGGIRGSQAALEVLDALFTAGPAPYCSTHF, encoded by the coding sequence ATGAAGCAGGATGCGGCAGTGGCCAGTGGGTTGAGCAGCGGGTTGCGGACAACTTCCTTTGCACCGGAGAACGACGACGCGCGAACCGCCAACTGGCTCGAGGCGGTCAACCTGGGGTTCCATGAACAACGGGGCGATCCCAAGCACCTCCCCGCAGAGGTGGACGCCTGTCAGCGGGACGGCCGCATCCTGACCGCCGTCTATGACGACACGTCCCCGGACTCCGCCTTGGACCCGGCCGTACCGGTGGCTACCTACGCCACCATGGTCAATTCCCTGAACGTGGGCGGCGGGCGGCTGCTGCCGGCGCATCTGGTCACGGCCGTGACGGTGCGGCCGACGCACCGCCGCCGCGGAATCCTCCGCAGCATGATCACCAGCGATCTGCAGCGGGCAAAGGAAGCGGGGCTGGCGCTGGCCGGGCTTACGGCCTCCGAGGCGACCATCTACGGCCGCTTCGGGTTCGGTGCTGCCACCTCCACGGCGGAGATCAGGCTGGATACCCGCGGCGGCCTGGGTTTCACCTCCGGCACCACGGGCAGCATGGCTGTGGCGGACAGTGCCAAGCTGCAGAACCTGGCCCCGGACATCTATCGTGCCCACTTGGAACGGACGAACGGCGCCCTGGGACGCCAGCACCGCTACTGGATGCGGGCTTCCGCCGCCTGGAGTGAAGAAAGCTTCGAGCCGGACAAGGCTTTGCGCGGTGTTCTTCATTACAACGCCAACGGCGTCCCGGACGGCTACGCCGCCTACAAGTCCCTGGGCTGGCGGACCGAGCCGCACACAGTAAAGGTTACCGATCTGGTGGCGGCAACCGACGACGCCTACCGTGAACTCTGGCGCTATCTTGGCTCCCTGGACCTGGTGGACCGGCTGACCTTTGATGCGGCACCCGTCGCCGATCCGCTGCCCTGGATGCTGGCGGACCGCCGCCGCTACCAGGTCACCAGCGTGGATGACGTCCTGTGGCTGCGCATCCTGGACACCAGGGCAGCCCTTGAAGCCCGGCACTACACAGGGGCGGGCTCCGTGGTCCTCACGGTCCGGGATCCGCTGGGGATGGCCGACGGCGTGTGGCACCTGGACGTCGAGGGCGGAAACGCGATCGCCAGTCCGGTGGAGGCCGGCTCCGCTCCCGCGGGCGCCGCCGCCGAGATTGACGTTGCAGCTCTGGGATCGCTGTATCTGGGCGGTGTCAGCGCCCCCACGCTGGCGGCAGCGGGCGGAATACGGGGCAGCCAGGCAGCGTTGGAAGTCCTTGATGCACTCTTCACCGCTGGTCCGGCACCCTACTGCAGCACCCATTTCTGA
- the polA gene encoding DNA polymerase I, with the protein MAFRAFYALPAENFSTDTGQHTNAVYGFTSMLINLIKEENPTHVAVAFDLDTPTFRSEEYSEYKGGRNKTPEEFHGQIDLIIKVMEAMRIPTISMDGYEADDILATLAEKASARNWDVMVVSGDRDAFQLVDDRVTVFYPKKGVSDLPRMDAAAVEAKYLVPPDKYSDLAALVGESADNLPGVPGVGPKTAAKWIKQYGGLEGILENLDSIKGKVGDSLRANIEDVKRNRRLNRLLRDLDLPVDLDAMAARRPDREAIEELFDALQFNALRKRLFDVYGEEETASAGEELLPPEHVVITDAPALKSWIASTNQAKTAVQLVTEGAAAGRDVVGLALVTATAAAYIPLTEIDADTEQVLAAWLADLDAPKVVHDFKESYKALAARGLHLAGEVDDTAISGYLIQPDRRSYDLADLSQHHLRMSLTPSAPGSNQLQLQLEEEDVASPAVMQAFAALQLSGHFAGQLVDRGANQLLGGLELPLSEVLAEMELAGIAVSTEKLERLLDDFSATIAQASGEAFSIIGKEINLGSPKQLQVVLFDELGLPKTKKIKTGYSTDADALSDLIIKTGGHPFLANLMAYRDATKLRQTVEGLRKAVSDDGRVHTTYVQTAAATGRLSSTNPNLQNIPIRSEEGRRIREVFTVGEGYETLLTADYSQVEMRIMAHLSGDEGLIAAFQAGEDLHRFVGSHIFGVPPEEVTSAMRSKVKAMSYGLVYGLSSFGLSKQLAIPVDEARTLMRDYFSRFGAVRDYLRGVVEQARKDGFTSTIEGRRRYLPDLSSDNRQLREMAERAALNAPIQGSAADIIKKAMLGVDTELKAQGLKSRMLLQVHDELVLEVAPGERDAVEKLVREQMGSAADLSVPLDVSVGVGVSWHEAGH; encoded by the coding sequence ATGGCCTTCCGTGCCTTCTACGCCCTGCCGGCGGAGAACTTCTCCACCGACACCGGTCAGCACACCAACGCCGTGTACGGATTCACTTCCATGCTCATCAACCTCATCAAGGAAGAGAATCCCACCCACGTCGCGGTGGCCTTTGACCTTGACACGCCCACCTTCCGCTCCGAGGAATACTCGGAGTACAAGGGCGGACGCAACAAGACGCCCGAGGAGTTCCACGGCCAGATCGACCTCATCATCAAGGTGATGGAAGCGATGCGCATCCCCACCATCTCCATGGACGGCTACGAGGCGGATGACATCCTGGCCACGCTGGCCGAAAAGGCCTCAGCCCGGAACTGGGACGTCATGGTGGTGTCCGGTGACCGCGACGCCTTCCAGCTCGTGGATGACCGGGTAACCGTGTTCTATCCCAAAAAGGGCGTCTCCGACCTGCCGCGGATGGATGCCGCCGCGGTCGAAGCGAAGTACCTCGTCCCGCCGGACAAGTATTCGGACCTGGCCGCTCTCGTGGGAGAGTCTGCCGACAACCTTCCCGGCGTTCCGGGCGTGGGTCCCAAGACCGCTGCCAAGTGGATCAAGCAGTACGGCGGGCTCGAGGGCATCCTCGAAAACCTGGACAGCATCAAGGGCAAGGTGGGGGATTCCCTGCGCGCCAACATCGAAGACGTTAAGCGCAACCGACGCCTGAACCGCCTGCTGCGGGACCTGGACCTGCCGGTGGATCTTGATGCCATGGCTGCGCGGCGTCCCGACCGTGAGGCCATCGAAGAGCTCTTTGACGCCCTGCAGTTCAATGCTCTCCGCAAGCGCCTCTTCGACGTCTACGGCGAAGAGGAGACCGCTTCCGCAGGAGAGGAACTGCTGCCTCCGGAACACGTCGTGATCACGGACGCTCCGGCGCTGAAGAGCTGGATCGCCTCGACAAACCAGGCCAAGACGGCCGTCCAGCTGGTCACCGAGGGTGCGGCGGCAGGGCGCGACGTCGTCGGACTGGCTTTGGTCACCGCCACCGCCGCCGCTTACATCCCGCTCACTGAGATCGACGCCGACACCGAGCAGGTCCTCGCCGCCTGGCTGGCGGATCTGGACGCCCCGAAGGTGGTCCACGACTTCAAGGAGAGCTACAAGGCACTGGCCGCGCGCGGACTGCACCTGGCCGGAGAGGTGGATGACACCGCCATCTCCGGTTACCTGATTCAGCCCGACCGCCGCAGCTACGACCTGGCGGACCTGAGCCAGCACCACCTGCGGATGTCCCTGACGCCGTCCGCCCCCGGAAGCAACCAGCTCCAGCTGCAGCTCGAGGAAGAGGACGTCGCGTCGCCGGCCGTCATGCAGGCCTTTGCGGCGCTGCAGCTGAGCGGGCACTTTGCCGGACAGCTGGTGGACCGCGGCGCCAACCAGCTGCTGGGCGGACTGGAGCTGCCGCTGTCCGAGGTGCTGGCCGAAATGGAACTGGCCGGCATTGCAGTGTCCACCGAAAAGCTGGAACGGCTGCTGGACGATTTCAGCGCCACCATCGCGCAGGCCAGCGGCGAAGCCTTCAGCATCATCGGCAAGGAAATCAACCTCGGCTCACCCAAGCAGCTGCAGGTGGTTCTCTTTGACGAGCTTGGACTGCCCAAGACCAAGAAGATCAAGACCGGCTACTCCACCGACGCCGACGCACTGTCGGACCTGATCATCAAGACCGGCGGACATCCGTTCCTGGCCAACCTGATGGCGTATAGGGACGCAACCAAACTGCGCCAGACCGTCGAAGGGCTGCGGAAAGCAGTCTCCGACGACGGCCGCGTGCACACCACGTACGTCCAAACCGCGGCGGCCACCGGGCGCTTGTCCTCCACCAACCCGAACCTGCAGAACATCCCCATCCGGTCCGAGGAAGGCCGGCGGATCCGGGAAGTCTTCACCGTGGGCGAGGGCTACGAAACCCTCCTCACTGCCGACTACTCCCAGGTGGAAATGCGCATCATGGCGCACCTGTCAGGCGACGAAGGGCTGATCGCCGCGTTCCAGGCGGGGGAGGACCTGCACCGGTTTGTCGGCTCGCACATTTTCGGGGTCCCGCCGGAGGAAGTCACCAGTGCCATGCGGTCCAAGGTCAAGGCCATGTCCTATGGCCTGGTCTACGGCCTGAGCTCCTTCGGCCTGTCCAAGCAGCTCGCCATTCCGGTGGATGAAGCCCGTACCCTGATGCGTGACTATTTCAGCCGGTTCGGCGCGGTGCGCGACTACCTGCGCGGCGTCGTCGAGCAGGCCCGCAAGGACGGCTTCACCTCCACCATCGAGGGCCGCCGCCGCTATCTGCCGGATCTCTCCAGCGACAATCGGCAGCTGCGCGAAATGGCGGAACGCGCCGCCCTGAACGCACCCATCCAGGGCTCTGCTGCGGACATCATCAAGAAAGCCATGCTCGGAGTCGACACGGAGCTGAAGGCCCAGGGGCTGAAGTCCCGCATGCTGCTGCAGGTCCATGATGAACTGGTGCTCGAAGTGGCCCCCGGGGAACGGGACGCCGTGGAGAAGCTGGTCCGGGAGCAGATGGGCTCGGCAGCCGATCTGTCGGTTCCGCTGGATGTCTCGGTTGGCGTGGGCGTCAGCTGGCACGAGGCCGGCCACTAA
- a CDS encoding hotdog fold thioesterase produces the protein MSDIFTPGTGARAEAANDYTDQLNEAGIPPEMHSWLSTNGVGPLVVKMGIRFSEMSAERLVATMPVAGNEQVAGILHGGAHLVLAETLGSFGAAMHAGPGRQALGIEIGATHHRAIASGTVTGTATAIHLGGTLVTHEVVMTDEEGRRLSTARITNMIRDAR, from the coding sequence ATGAGCGACATTTTCACGCCGGGCACCGGCGCACGGGCCGAGGCGGCCAACGACTACACCGATCAGTTGAACGAGGCCGGCATTCCCCCGGAAATGCACAGCTGGCTGAGCACCAACGGAGTCGGACCGCTGGTCGTGAAGATGGGCATCCGTTTCTCGGAAATGAGTGCCGAGCGGCTGGTCGCCACCATGCCCGTGGCCGGCAACGAGCAGGTGGCCGGGATTCTGCACGGCGGCGCCCATCTGGTGCTGGCCGAGACACTGGGCTCCTTCGGTGCGGCCATGCATGCGGGTCCGGGGCGGCAGGCACTCGGCATCGAAATCGGAGCAACCCATCACCGCGCCATCGCATCGGGCACGGTCACCGGCACCGCCACAGCCATCCACCTGGGCGGCACCCTGGTGACGCACGAAGTGGTAATGACCGACGAAGAAGGCCGCCGCCTCAGCACCGCACGCATCACGAACATGATCCGCGACGCCCGCTGA
- a CDS encoding dihydrofolate reductase family protein, translated as MARTVYYVAASQDGFVAEARDPGGWLREFEGAREAGASFRGLLAAAGALAMGAETYRVFVAEPESWPCGNTPVWVFTHHEFPGISGADITFVRGDVAEFHPDIIHDAGDRDVLLVGGGNLAGQFMDSGLVDEMVVTVLPLSLGSGRPILPVLQSTDPAGVEERSLGHAVVQRQYDLRG; from the coding sequence ATGGCCAGAACTGTCTACTATGTTGCTGCGTCGCAGGATGGATTCGTCGCGGAGGCGCGGGACCCGGGGGGATGGCTCCGGGAGTTTGAGGGTGCCCGGGAGGCCGGCGCGTCTTTCCGCGGGCTCCTGGCTGCGGCCGGTGCGTTGGCGATGGGGGCCGAAACGTATCGGGTTTTTGTGGCAGAACCCGAGTCCTGGCCCTGCGGAAACACTCCCGTGTGGGTTTTCACGCACCACGAGTTTCCCGGAATCTCCGGCGCCGACATCACTTTTGTCCGGGGCGACGTTGCTGAATTCCATCCGGACATCATTCACGATGCCGGGGATAGGGACGTGTTATTGGTGGGGGGTGGGAACCTGGCCGGCCAGTTCATGGATTCCGGGCTCGTGGATGAAATGGTTGTCACCGTTCTGCCCCTTTCCCTGGGCAGCGGACGCCCGATCCTGCCGGTGCTTCAAAGCACTGATCCTGCCGGTGTCGAGGAGCGTTCCCTAGGGCATGCCGTGGTGCAGCGGCAGTACGACCTGCGCGGCTAG
- a CDS encoding alkene reductase, whose product MNLFSPLTLGGIELPNRLIMAPLTRTRSGRDGVPTALMAEHYSQRASLGLIVSEGTYPSFAGQGFTGQPGLVTDEQIAGWRNVTDAVHAAGGRIVAQVMHAGRVTHPGTNGGREVVAPSAIAIDGVTRTYDGKQPFPVPHALTTAELPGVIEEFVAGSLAAMKAGFDGVELHGANGYLLHEFLSAESNQRTDSYGGSPENRARFVIEVYRAVADAIGADRTGIRISPEHNVQGALETNPAEVLATYTTLVEAIAPLKPAFLSILHQDPSDMLVQSLRSSFGGPVLLNSGFGVITTREEAIAMMEDKLCDGVVVGRPAIANPDLVRRWQENLPLNTPDPRTFYTHGAAGYTDYPAYADAV is encoded by the coding sequence GTGAACCTTTTTTCACCGTTGACCCTGGGCGGCATTGAACTGCCCAACCGCTTGATCATGGCTCCGCTGACACGGACACGCAGCGGCCGCGACGGCGTTCCCACGGCACTGATGGCCGAGCATTACAGCCAGCGCGCCTCCTTGGGCCTGATCGTTAGCGAAGGAACCTATCCCTCGTTCGCAGGGCAGGGTTTCACCGGCCAGCCCGGACTGGTGACGGATGAGCAGATTGCCGGCTGGAGGAACGTTACGGATGCAGTCCACGCAGCCGGAGGCCGGATCGTTGCCCAGGTCATGCACGCCGGCCGGGTAACCCATCCGGGAACCAACGGTGGCCGCGAGGTAGTGGCTCCCAGCGCCATCGCGATTGACGGCGTCACGCGCACCTACGACGGCAAGCAGCCCTTCCCCGTGCCCCACGCACTCACCACGGCCGAGCTGCCCGGCGTCATCGAAGAATTCGTTGCCGGTTCGCTTGCGGCCATGAAGGCAGGGTTCGACGGCGTGGAGCTGCATGGTGCCAACGGTTACCTGCTGCATGAATTCCTGTCCGCGGAGTCCAACCAGCGGACCGACAGCTACGGCGGATCTCCGGAGAACCGCGCCCGATTCGTCATTGAGGTCTACCGGGCGGTGGCTGACGCCATCGGCGCCGACCGCACCGGCATCCGGATCTCCCCGGAGCACAATGTCCAGGGCGCGCTGGAAACCAATCCGGCAGAGGTCCTGGCCACCTACACCACCTTGGTGGAGGCAATTGCACCCCTGAAGCCGGCATTCCTGAGCATCCTGCACCAGGACCCGTCCGACATGCTGGTGCAGTCACTGCGCAGCAGCTTCGGCGGTCCCGTCCTCCTGAACTCAGGCTTCGGCGTCATCACGACCCGCGAAGAGGCCATCGCCATGATGGAGGACAAGCTGTGTGACGGCGTGGTTGTCGGCCGGCCCGCGATCGCCAACCCTGACTTGGTGCGCCGCTGGCAGGAAAACCTGCCCCTGAACACCCCCGATCCCCGCACCTTCTACACTCACGGCGCCGCCGGATACACGGACTACCCCGCGTACGCCGACGCCGTCTAA
- a CDS encoding inorganic phosphate transporter has product MDLTLMVALVIALALFFDFTNGFHDTANAMATPIATGAIKPKNAVALAAVLNLVGAFLSTEVAKTISGGIIREGDGGIQITPVMIFAGLLGAVIWNLITWLLGLPSSSSHALFGGLIGAAIVGAGFGAVDYSVLMSKVILPAFIAPAIALSVAYLATKLAYSITRRHDPDSGDKLPRKRGGFRYAQIFSSSLVALAHGTNDAQKTMGVITLVLISGGFQTVGTGPVFWVVAACAFAIAAGTYAGGWRIIRTMGTGLTDVKPAQGFAAETSTAAAILTSTHLGMALSTTQVASGSVIGSGLGRRGAEVRWGTARRIAGGWLLTLPAAAVMGAAAAAVAATGMIGVTMDGVLGLAIIVFIFLWSRRNRVGHDNAVSNIDNAGGAVRIKKGKSRSARPASARTGEASARPKDKEPSK; this is encoded by the coding sequence GTGGACCTCACCCTCATGGTGGCGCTGGTGATCGCGCTCGCATTATTCTTCGATTTCACCAACGGCTTTCACGACACAGCCAATGCAATGGCAACGCCCATTGCAACAGGTGCAATCAAGCCAAAGAACGCCGTAGCCCTGGCTGCGGTGCTGAACCTCGTGGGAGCTTTCCTGTCCACGGAGGTAGCCAAGACCATTTCCGGCGGCATCATCCGCGAGGGTGACGGCGGCATCCAGATCACGCCCGTCATGATCTTCGCCGGGCTGCTCGGCGCCGTGATCTGGAACCTCATCACGTGGCTGCTGGGTCTTCCTTCCAGCTCCTCCCATGCCCTCTTCGGCGGCCTGATCGGCGCCGCGATTGTTGGCGCTGGTTTCGGTGCCGTGGACTACTCGGTGCTGATGTCCAAGGTCATCCTGCCGGCGTTCATCGCACCGGCAATTGCGCTGTCCGTGGCCTATCTGGCCACCAAGCTCGCCTACTCCATTACCCGCCGGCATGATCCGGATTCCGGCGACAAACTGCCTCGCAAGCGCGGCGGTTTCCGTTATGCGCAGATTTTCTCCTCCTCTCTCGTGGCCCTGGCGCACGGCACCAACGATGCCCAGAAGACCATGGGCGTGATCACGCTGGTACTTATCTCCGGCGGTTTCCAGACGGTGGGGACGGGCCCGGTGTTCTGGGTTGTCGCAGCCTGTGCCTTCGCCATTGCCGCCGGCACCTACGCCGGCGGCTGGCGCATCATCCGCACCATGGGCACCGGCCTGACGGACGTCAAACCGGCCCAGGGCTTCGCGGCGGAGACCAGCACGGCGGCAGCCATCCTGACGTCGACGCATCTGGGCATGGCCCTGTCCACCACGCAGGTGGCCTCGGGATCCGTCATTGGTTCCGGCCTCGGGCGCAGGGGCGCCGAGGTCCGCTGGGGAACGGCGCGCCGCATTGCCGGCGGCTGGCTGCTGACTCTTCCGGCCGCCGCAGTCATGGGCGCTGCAGCTGCAGCCGTGGCGGCCACGGGCATGATCGGTGTGACCATGGACGGTGTCCTGGGACTGGCCATCATCGTCTTCATCTTCCTCTGGTCCCGCCGCAACCGGGTGGGCCATGACAATGCCGTGAGCAACATCGACAATGCCGGCGGCGCCGTGCGCATCAAGAAGGGCAAGTCCCGCTCCGCACGCCCGGCTTCCGCACGCACCGGGGAAGCATCTGCCCGGCCCAAGGATAAGGAACCCTCCAAATGA
- a CDS encoding MFS transporter — protein sequence MGNAASELTGTGNRNSRRKYPDWIIIATLASGGIAVSLEKTAVVPLLPEYPRVFGVTSDDVSWLVTVTLLTAAVATPIVSRLADMFGKRRMLLIAMAMMVVGAFTASLGGTFFWALVGRAIQGFSGAVIPVGISILRDALPQRKIAGAVSLMSASFGIGSALGLPLSGFIYENLGWQATFWVVGLIALVIFAAVVIVVPESRVRTPGRFDYEGALVLSAAMTALLLAISKGGVWGWTSDAILGLFAAAAVLLALWFPMELRKGQPLVDLRTSARRPVLLTNAATVLVGFAMYANMLVTTQQLQLSKESGFGFGLSVLVAGLTMIPAGLAMVAAAPLSAFVTNTFGAKATMVLGCAVMAAGYMSRVILVHTVTGIIIGAVIISVGTAVAMAAMPTLIMSNVPLTDTAAANGVNTLLRSVGTSTCSAAVATILASITIRVDGTVFPGVDAFRGIFAMAGFAALLATGISCFIPRSVRREATHPALHAEPGQTQPPPVDAKQEIMVTGTLLADDGRTPVPGGVVLATDRQGQQVDWDRADERGRYAVVLPGDGQYLLIATQHQWRPVSETLTFPGVPHSHDIRFKARLTLTGKITHNNRPVDGALVVLVRPSEGKTIAVHSDNTGNYELPLPRPGTYILTVVEPDGATSHTRRVTLPAPNTLIDLELGTEPPTTGLRI from the coding sequence GTGGGCAACGCGGCGTCGGAGCTGACCGGCACCGGCAATCGAAACAGCCGGCGCAAGTATCCGGACTGGATCATCATCGCCACGTTGGCCAGCGGCGGTATTGCGGTGTCCCTGGAGAAGACGGCGGTGGTGCCGCTGCTGCCGGAGTACCCGCGGGTCTTCGGGGTCACCAGCGACGACGTGTCCTGGCTGGTGACCGTCACCCTCCTGACCGCTGCCGTGGCGACACCCATCGTGTCCCGTCTGGCGGACATGTTCGGCAAACGGCGGATGCTGCTGATCGCGATGGCCATGATGGTAGTCGGTGCTTTCACCGCCTCCCTGGGCGGTACTTTTTTCTGGGCACTGGTGGGACGCGCCATTCAGGGTTTTTCCGGAGCGGTGATCCCGGTGGGAATCAGCATCCTGCGAGACGCGCTGCCGCAACGCAAAATTGCCGGTGCCGTTTCCCTCATGAGTGCCAGTTTCGGCATCGGCAGCGCCCTGGGACTGCCCCTGTCGGGATTCATCTACGAAAACCTGGGCTGGCAGGCGACCTTTTGGGTCGTGGGCCTCATCGCGCTGGTCATCTTCGCCGCCGTCGTGATTGTTGTTCCTGAATCGAGGGTCCGTACACCGGGGCGTTTCGATTACGAGGGCGCACTGGTGCTCTCGGCCGCCATGACGGCCCTGCTGCTGGCGATCAGCAAGGGTGGCGTATGGGGCTGGACCAGTGACGCGATCCTTGGGTTGTTTGCCGCCGCCGCGGTGCTCCTGGCGCTCTGGTTTCCAATGGAGCTGCGCAAAGGACAACCGCTGGTGGATTTGCGGACTTCGGCGCGGCGCCCGGTGCTCCTTACCAATGCGGCGACTGTGCTGGTGGGATTCGCCATGTACGCCAACATGCTGGTCACCACCCAGCAGCTGCAGCTGTCCAAGGAAAGCGGATTCGGTTTCGGGCTGAGTGTGCTGGTGGCAGGGCTTACCATGATCCCTGCCGGCCTGGCCATGGTGGCGGCAGCACCGCTGTCCGCTTTTGTCACCAACACCTTCGGTGCGAAGGCGACCATGGTCCTGGGCTGCGCCGTCATGGCCGCGGGCTACATGTCGCGGGTGATACTGGTCCACACCGTCACAGGCATCATTATCGGCGCCGTGATCATTTCCGTGGGAACCGCCGTAGCCATGGCAGCCATGCCGACCCTCATCATGAGCAACGTTCCGCTCACTGACACCGCGGCGGCCAACGGCGTGAATACGCTGCTGCGGTCGGTGGGCACGTCAACCTGCAGTGCCGCCGTGGCCACCATTCTTGCTTCCATCACGATCAGGGTGGACGGCACCGTCTTTCCGGGGGTGGATGCTTTCCGGGGGATTTTCGCGATGGCCGGGTTTGCCGCATTGCTGGCCACGGGCATCTCCTGCTTTATTCCGCGCTCCGTGCGCCGGGAGGCAACACACCCGGCGCTGCATGCGGAGCCCGGCCAGACCCAGCCGCCACCGGTGGACGCCAAGCAGGAGATTATGGTGACCGGAACGCTGCTGGCCGACGACGGCCGGACGCCGGTTCCCGGCGGCGTGGTCCTGGCCACGGACCGCCAGGGCCAGCAGGTGGACTGGGACCGGGCCGACGAGCGCGGCCGCTACGCCGTCGTGCTTCCGGGGGACGGCCAGTACCTTCTGATCGCCACCCAGCACCAGTGGCGGCCGGTTTCAGAAACCCTCACCTTTCCCGGAGTTCCGCACAGCCATGACATCCGGTTCAAGGCACGGCTGACCCTGACCGGAAAGATCACCCACAACAACCGCCCGGTGGACGGGGCGCTGGTGGTCCTGGTGCGGCCGTCGGAGGGGAAGACAATTGCCGTGCATTCAGACAACACCGGCAATTACGAGCTGCCGCTTCCCCGTCCCGGAACGTACATCCTGACCGTGGTGGAACCGGACGGCGCCACCTCCCATACGCGCCGGGTCACCCTCCCGGCCCCCAACACCCTGATTGACCTGGAACTTGGCACGGAGCCGCCCACCACGGGCCTGCGCATCTAG